Proteins from one Halovivax limisalsi genomic window:
- the htpX gene encoding zinc metalloprotease HtpX — MEWKPDWGLRGRMFVTMFLLFLLYIVFAGGITAYTGGGPLIFAVIFGGFSIVQYYFSDTLTLKSMGAKTVSAEEYPELHRSIERLAQQADLPKPKVAVVDENVPNAFATGRNQKNAAVAVTTGLLRTLDRDELEGVLAHELAHVKNRDMMVMTFASLLGTIAFMFVRWGAFFGGGRGRGNRGGGGIVVAILISLVVWIVSYFLMRALSRYREYAADRGAAAITGNPGALASALVSISDGVAKIPDSDLRDEAEMNAFFIIPLKSGVVGRLFSTHPPTEKRIEQLQQLERELERA, encoded by the coding sequence ATGGAGTGGAAGCCGGACTGGGGTCTCAGAGGCCGAATGTTCGTCACGATGTTCCTGTTGTTTCTCCTGTACATCGTGTTCGCGGGCGGGATCACCGCCTACACCGGCGGCGGGCCGCTCATCTTCGCCGTCATCTTCGGCGGGTTCTCGATCGTCCAGTACTACTTCAGCGACACGCTGACGCTGAAGAGCATGGGCGCGAAGACGGTCTCGGCCGAGGAGTACCCGGAGCTGCACCGCTCGATCGAACGGCTCGCCCAGCAAGCCGACCTGCCGAAGCCGAAAGTGGCCGTCGTCGACGAGAACGTGCCGAACGCGTTCGCGACGGGGCGCAACCAGAAGAACGCGGCGGTCGCCGTGACGACGGGGCTGCTGCGAACGCTCGATCGCGACGAACTCGAGGGCGTCCTCGCCCACGAACTCGCCCACGTGAAAAACCGCGACATGATGGTGATGACCTTCGCCTCGCTGCTGGGCACCATCGCGTTCATGTTCGTCCGCTGGGGCGCCTTCTTCGGGGGCGGCCGCGGCCGCGGCAACCGCGGCGGTGGCGGAATCGTGGTCGCCATCCTCATCTCGCTGGTCGTCTGGATCGTCAGTTACTTTCTCATGCGCGCGCTCTCGCGCTACCGCGAGTACGCCGCGGATCGCGGCGCCGCAGCGATCACCGGCAACCCCGGCGCCTTGGCCTCGGCGCTCGTCTCCATCTCCGACGGCGTCGCGAAGATCCCCGACAGCGACCTGCGCGACGAGGCCGAGATGAACGCCTTCTTCATCATCCCGCTGAAGTCCGGCGTCGTCGGCCGGCTCTTCTCGACCCACCCGCCGACGGAGAAACGCATCGAGCAGCTCCAGCAGCTCGAACGCGAACTTGAACGCGCGTGA
- a CDS encoding glycosyltransferase, with translation MAGLGGSFFGTGLCLAVGVYNGVQEMTIIPDLPWIAFEVATVSAIPAILLFTFLATLSGVLLTREVYTSADPDERLLDGPRIEAVVPVYRDGGVLPTSVESLLESNYENVGVAIVTEPGDTETIEVARELAEHPDVRVLTNRQPGSKARAINDAISQLDADYYCAFDADEWVDPDFVPRAMYELIENDRDIFQARRVPRANGAVETLAYCERLLFHASYKLIEPLGFTYCRSSSSAFTREAIEEVGGFNDVITEDIDFAHTCFRHGLDVRQARNISNEMEAPHTLRDLWGQRKRWRLGHIEVFQKAITGGFAPSGMRGHASTLRLATSLTASVLMVALLSKVAVLVYYGFYEYALLPLLAVTATVVPVLINDWRQGHVPDLSWTVLLAPLIYPGFGLVTIRCVFEYFLSWDGEWYQVEKTGA, from the coding sequence GTGGCGGGTCTCGGAGGATCGTTCTTCGGAACGGGACTCTGCCTCGCAGTCGGTGTCTACAATGGGGTCCAGGAGATGACGATCATCCCTGACCTCCCGTGGATCGCGTTCGAAGTCGCGACCGTGAGCGCCATCCCGGCGATCCTTCTGTTCACGTTTCTGGCGACCCTCTCGGGGGTCCTGCTGACCCGCGAGGTATACACGAGTGCCGACCCCGACGAACGACTGCTCGACGGCCCGCGAATCGAGGCCGTCGTCCCGGTGTACCGAGACGGCGGCGTCCTCCCGACGAGCGTCGAGTCCCTGCTCGAGTCCAACTACGAGAACGTCGGCGTCGCGATCGTCACCGAACCCGGCGACACCGAGACGATCGAGGTCGCCCGCGAACTCGCCGAGCACCCGGACGTCCGCGTGCTGACGAATCGCCAGCCCGGATCGAAGGCGCGCGCGATCAACGACGCGATCTCGCAACTCGACGCCGACTACTACTGCGCATTCGACGCCGACGAGTGGGTCGACCCCGACTTCGTCCCGCGGGCGATGTACGAACTCATCGAGAACGACCGGGACATCTTCCAGGCGCGACGCGTTCCGCGGGCCAACGGCGCGGTCGAGACGCTCGCGTACTGCGAGCGCCTGCTCTTTCACGCGAGTTACAAGCTCATCGAACCGCTCGGCTTCACCTACTGTCGGAGCTCCTCGTCGGCCTTTACGCGCGAGGCCATCGAGGAGGTCGGCGGGTTCAACGACGTCATCACCGAGGACATCGACTTCGCGCACACCTGCTTTCGCCACGGCCTCGACGTCCGCCAGGCCCGCAACATCTCGAACGAGATGGAGGCGCCCCACACACTGCGAGATCTCTGGGGCCAGCGCAAGCGCTGGCGCCTCGGGCACATCGAGGTGTTCCAGAAGGCGATCACCGGCGGCTTCGCGCCGAGCGGCATGCGCGGTCACGCCTCAACGCTCCGGCTCGCGACCAGTCTCACCGCGAGCGTGCTGATGGTCGCGCTGCTCTCGAAGGTCGCCGTCCTCGTCTACTACGGCTTCTACGAGTACGCCCTGTTGCCCCTGCTCGCGGTGACCGCCACCGTCGTGCCGGTGTTGATCAACGACTGGCGGCAGGGTCACGTCCCGGACCTCTCCTGGACGGTCCTCCTGGCGCCGTTGATCTACCCCGGTTTCGGCCTGGTGACCATCCGGTGTGTCTTCGAGTACTTCCTCAGCTGGGACGGCGAGTGGTATCAGGTCGAAAAGACCGGCGCCTGA
- the pspAB gene encoding PspA-associated protein PspAB translates to MGLLDGLRAALGLRAEADARRDADPEDLFGMSTAYLTMHAELGYDAMDEAALCFSGVDASGFEQTVDEVEAILESGRAETGTDFAVQADDHGYQWVVLRDDDPEDLVTSMHFAADTFVENGYGSRLLAAVFAYQKPSRDGEDGRAYWIYSFRRGSFYPFAPRPGRERDNGVEFKLESVLDGELEIEPDKEYWYPLWPSEHGTHPWE, encoded by the coding sequence ATGGGACTACTCGACGGGTTGCGAGCGGCGCTCGGCCTGCGCGCCGAGGCGGACGCGCGCCGGGACGCCGATCCGGAGGACCTCTTCGGGATGAGTACCGCCTACCTCACGATGCACGCGGAACTGGGATACGACGCGATGGACGAAGCGGCGCTCTGCTTCTCCGGCGTCGACGCCAGCGGCTTCGAGCAGACCGTCGACGAGGTCGAGGCCATCCTCGAGAGCGGCCGGGCGGAGACCGGCACCGACTTCGCCGTCCAGGCCGACGACCACGGCTACCAGTGGGTCGTCCTCAGGGACGACGACCCGGAGGACCTCGTGACGAGCATGCACTTCGCCGCCGACACGTTCGTCGAGAACGGCTACGGCTCGCGCCTGCTCGCCGCCGTCTTCGCCTACCAGAAGCCGAGCCGAGACGGCGAGGACGGCCGCGCCTACTGGATCTACTCCTTCCGACGGGGCTCGTTTTACCCGTTCGCGCCCAGACCCGGCCGCGAGCGCGACAACGGCGTCGAGTTCAAACTCGAGTCCGTCCTCGACGGGGAACTCGAGATCGAACCCGACAAGGAGTACTGGTACCCGCTCTGGCCCAGCGAGCACGGAACTCACCCCTGGGAGTGA
- the radA gene encoding DNA repair and recombination protein RadA: protein MADADLETLPGVGPATADKLTDAGFDSFQSLAVASPSELSNTADVGESTAADIVSAARDAADVGGFETGSTVLERRNKIGKLSWHIDEVDDLLGGGIETQSITEVYGEFGSGKSQVTHQMAINVQLPKEVGGLHGSAMFIDSEDTFRPERIDDMVRGLPEEAIQAAMDDREIEGSPDDEAAVEELVESILEKIHVAKAFNSNHQMLLAEKAKELASEKEDSEYPIRLLCVDSLTAHFRAEYVGRGQLADRQQKLNKHLHDIDKVGNLYNAAVIVTNQVASNPDSFFGDPTQPIGGNILGHKSTFRIYLRKSKGTKRIVRLVDAPNLADGEAVMRVEDEGLVAE, encoded by the coding sequence ATGGCAGACGCAGACTTAGAAACGCTGCCGGGCGTCGGCCCGGCCACGGCGGACAAACTCACAGACGCCGGCTTCGACTCCTTCCAGAGCCTGGCGGTCGCCTCACCCTCGGAACTCTCGAACACGGCGGACGTCGGCGAATCGACGGCCGCGGACATCGTCTCGGCCGCGCGCGACGCGGCCGACGTCGGCGGCTTCGAGACCGGTTCGACCGTCCTCGAACGGCGCAACAAGATCGGGAAGCTCTCCTGGCACATCGACGAGGTCGACGACCTGCTGGGCGGCGGGATCGAGACCCAGTCGATCACCGAGGTCTACGGCGAGTTCGGCTCCGGGAAGTCCCAGGTCACCCACCAGATGGCCATCAACGTCCAGCTCCCGAAGGAGGTCGGCGGCCTCCACGGCAGCGCGATGTTCATCGACAGCGAGGACACGTTCCGCCCGGAGCGGATCGACGACATGGTCCGCGGACTCCCGGAGGAGGCCATCCAGGCCGCGATGGACGACCGCGAGATCGAGGGCTCGCCCGACGACGAGGCCGCCGTGGAGGAACTCGTCGAGTCCATCCTCGAGAAGATCCACGTCGCGAAGGCGTTCAACTCCAACCACCAGATGCTGCTCGCCGAGAAGGCGAAGGAACTCGCGAGCGAGAAGGAAGACTCCGAGTACCCGATCCGCCTGCTCTGCGTCGACTCGCTGACCGCCCACTTCCGCGCGGAGTACGTCGGCCGCGGCCAGCTCGCCGATCGCCAGCAGAAACTCAACAAGCACCTCCACGACATCGACAAGGTCGGCAACCTCTACAACGCCGCCGTCATCGTCACCAACCAGGTCGCCTCGAACCCCGACTCGTTCTTCGGCGACCCGACCCAGCCCATCGGCGGTAACATCCTCGGCCACAAGTCCACCTTCCGCATCTACCTCCGCAAGTCCAAGGGCACCAAGCGGATCGTCCGCCTCGTCGACGCGCCAAACCTCGCCGACGGCGAGGCCGTCATGCGCGTCGAGGACGAGGGCCTCGTGGCGGAATAA
- a CDS encoding iron-sulfur cluster assembly scaffold protein: protein MGLGSDMYRQQILDHYKNPRNYGELEDPTFSHVGENPMCGDEIRMDVALSGEGEDAVIERVAFSGDGCAISQASASLLSEELPGTTVAELLEMDRDDVIDLLGVDISPMRIKCAVLAEKVAQDGVEIHRGELDTEKTTIEDGE from the coding sequence ATGGGACTTGGTTCGGATATGTACCGACAGCAGATCCTCGATCACTACAAGAACCCGCGCAACTACGGGGAACTCGAGGATCCAACGTTCAGCCACGTCGGCGAGAATCCGATGTGCGGCGACGAGATCCGGATGGACGTCGCCCTCTCCGGCGAGGGCGAAGACGCCGTCATCGAACGCGTCGCGTTCAGCGGCGACGGCTGCGCCATCAGTCAGGCGTCTGCGAGCCTCCTCTCGGAGGAACTGCCGGGCACCACCGTCGCGGAACTCCTCGAGATGGACCGCGACGACGTCATCGACCTGCTGGGCGTCGACATCTCGCCGATGCGCATCAAGTGTGCCGTCCTCGCCGAGAAGGTCGCGCAGGACGGCGTCGAGATCCACCGGGGCGAACTCGACACCGAGAAGACGACGATCGAGGACGGCGAGTAA
- a CDS encoding DUF7344 domain-containing protein has protein sequence MTTNIASDPLDTSDVLTALSNECCRAVVAYGREHDASTVTFSALSHAASRLTSLDPPQIDVQLHHSALPRLDDLGLVEYDYDARTVRFRDHPVLESDLLERAVADQRL, from the coding sequence ATGACAACGAACATCGCATCCGACCCGCTGGATACCAGCGACGTCCTGACCGCACTGTCGAACGAGTGCTGCCGCGCCGTCGTGGCGTACGGCCGGGAACACGACGCCAGCACCGTCACGTTCTCCGCGCTTTCGCACGCCGCCAGCCGGCTGACGAGTCTCGATCCGCCGCAGATCGACGTCCAACTCCACCACAGCGCGCTCCCCAGGCTGGACGACCTCGGACTCGTGGAGTACGACTACGACGCCCGCACCGTCCGGTTTCGCGACCATCCCGTCCTTGAATCGGACCTGTTGGAACGGGCCGTCGCCGACCAGCGGTTGTGA
- the cas2 gene encoding CRISPR-associated endonuclease Cas2 — translation MFVLVTYDVPAKRTRIYRKLLRKHLEHIQYSVFYGDITEGQLVTIQNEIHNVLDSDDSVYIFESNVSASVECTVLGDADEPGSKFT, via the coding sequence ATGTTCGTCCTCGTCACGTACGACGTGCCGGCGAAACGGACGCGGATTTACCGAAAGCTCCTACGAAAACATTTAGAACACATTCAGTACTCTGTGTTCTACGGCGACATCACAGAGGGGCAACTCGTCACAATCCAGAACGAAATCCATAACGTCCTCGACTCGGACGACTCGGTCTACATCTTCGAATCAAATGTATCTGCCTCAGTGGAGTGCACTGTTCTCGGTGACGCAGACGAACCAGGAAGTAAGTTCACGTAA
- the cas1b gene encoding type I-B CRISPR-associated endonuclease Cas1b — protein MPQDNHHIFADGELSRSEDTLRIDTLDGETKYLPVESVGTIYLHGQIDFNTRALGLLNEHGTAVHIFGWKDYYKGSYLPKRQHQSGNTVVEQVRAYDDDERRMRIARSMIEASIHNMRANLRYYHTRDHDFGPEIQTLDQQRKRVSAVSDVEELLGVEATARKAYYGCFDDILRDPFELTRREYNPPSNEANALISFLNAMVYTTCVSAIRNTALDPTVGYVHQPGDRRFTLSLDLADIFKPILADRVMFRVINRQQLGIDDFERELEGCLLNEDGRLTVLEVYEQLLDQTVKHPRLKRKVSYKTLVQTDVYSLKKHVLAGEPYRPTERWW, from the coding sequence ATGCCACAGGATAACCACCACATCTTTGCCGACGGCGAATTGTCGCGCAGCGAAGACACGCTCAGGATCGATACCCTCGATGGCGAAACGAAGTATCTCCCGGTCGAGAGCGTCGGAACGATCTACCTGCACGGCCAGATTGATTTCAACACCCGGGCACTCGGGTTACTCAACGAACACGGGACGGCGGTCCACATTTTCGGCTGGAAGGATTACTACAAAGGATCCTATCTACCGAAGCGACAGCACCAGTCAGGGAACACGGTAGTCGAGCAGGTTCGCGCATACGATGACGACGAGCGCCGTATGCGGATTGCTCGGTCGATGATCGAGGCGAGTATTCACAATATGCGTGCGAATCTCAGGTATTACCATACTCGTGATCACGACTTTGGCCCGGAGATTCAGACGCTCGACCAACAACGCAAGCGAGTAAGCGCCGTCAGTGACGTAGAGGAACTTCTCGGTGTCGAGGCGACGGCGCGTAAAGCGTATTACGGCTGTTTCGACGACATTCTCAGAGATCCGTTCGAACTGACGCGACGGGAGTACAATCCGCCGTCGAACGAAGCCAATGCTCTCATTTCGTTTCTCAATGCGATGGTATACACGACCTGCGTCTCCGCGATTCGAAATACCGCGCTCGATCCCACCGTCGGCTACGTTCACCAACCCGGAGATAGACGATTCACCCTGTCGTTAGACCTGGCAGACATATTCAAACCAATTCTTGCGGACCGGGTGATGTTTAGAGTCATCAATCGGCAGCAGTTAGGGATTGACGACTTCGAGCGGGAACTCGAGGGATGCCTGTTGAACGAGGATGGTCGGTTGACCGTACTGGAAGTCTACGAACAACTGCTCGATCAGACCGTGAAGCACCCGAGATTGAAACGGAAGGTGAGTTACAAGACTTTAGTCCAAACCGACGTGTATTCGCTAAAGAAACACGTCCTCGCCGGCGAGCCGTACCGGCCCACGGAGCGGTGGTGGTGA
- the cas4 gene encoding CRISPR-associated protein Cas4: protein MSESPSYSKKSRIDDLIDSERNPHREPPVRITGLMVQYYHVCRRELWFMSRGIDIDRSTPNIQRGSYTDETSYRDSRRSFSIDGRIALDVLDDGDVMEVKVSSSLEKPPRMQLLYYLWYLDRIHGVEKSGVLAYPRERSREQVELTEDTAISVEETLDGIIDVVESDSPPPLEKKPYCDSCLYQDICWL from the coding sequence ATGAGTGAGAGTCCCAGTTATTCGAAGAAGAGTCGGATCGACGATCTCATCGATAGCGAACGGAATCCGCACCGTGAACCGCCCGTCCGGATCACCGGGTTGATGGTCCAGTACTATCACGTCTGCCGGCGAGAACTCTGGTTCATGTCCAGGGGTATCGACATCGATAGAAGCACGCCAAATATCCAACGAGGAAGCTATACCGATGAGACGAGCTACCGGGACAGTCGCCGATCGTTTTCGATCGACGGTCGCATCGCCTTGGACGTACTCGACGACGGCGACGTGATGGAAGTGAAGGTCTCCTCGTCGCTGGAGAAACCGCCGCGAATGCAACTGCTGTACTATCTCTGGTATCTGGACCGGATCCACGGCGTCGAGAAGTCGGGTGTATTGGCGTATCCGCGTGAACGTTCCCGCGAGCAGGTGGAGTTGACCGAGGACACCGCCATCAGCGTCGAGGAAACCCTCGACGGAATTATCGACGTCGTGGAGTCTGATAGTCCACCACCCCTCGAGAAGAAACCGTACTGCGACTCGTGTCTCTACCAGGACATCTGCTGGTTGTAA
- a CDS encoding CRISPR-associated endonuclease Cas3'' codes for MSINSIISHPRNGRPDYKLESHLEDTKSRMLAIGRFEDSGGCSERRVASVIGLLHDFGKVAPAFQRKIHPTAEFHGSPQETYHARLGALAAFWVLQEIGGDDRDALAAFIAISRHHGSLPDAIPHVFTDIYGTETGEKDNVKGWATDQVESIDKSENELHARKADEILVRAGNNTTTWNRFARAITDESVYESLADLVSVHRGYSRKENVDSLPPELYDRTLRYWGHLTLADKTSAADISLSKLERDPLTLEALDTYVADLEGNDELERTLNKFREQARDAAPENAVERLLDDGADIGRLTLPTGLGKTFTGITTAFTLRDEIADRRELVEEPTVVYALPFTSIIEQTREIFEDPDIWGADPAGHALTIHHYLSETVTRVDSEVGTDGEAETDQRTHADAMLGESWRAGTVLTTFVQLFESLAGPKNSQGLKFPALQDAVIILDEPQALPKRWWAAIPRLVRTLRTEFDATVIAMTATQPALFESTDDLSAVELLDDVDEYYHHARRVRYTIDDSVWTLGDSEGETVPLDHETAGERIVDAASTGENTGTTENSALAVCNTIASSRRLTECVEQAAGVTVEHIGKIYREVVERAEGTSTVVRTDTDNARFSGTERIDQLASAVLDRLGFIPDGDWNGPESGHVSDASWSWSRSDTPPFFLATFNSRYRPKDRRVLIRLADVLTDCEVPFVLVSTQAVEAGVDLSFARVFRDLAPLDSIVQAAGRCNRSFEWGEENGRVTVWLLDDPDDPNGGIDRTPTKYVYGTDLGSHLTIIAETLRDTLETQTDVDEFTVTRCAVPTYFERIREKALASQELLDHIERCEAKQLGRTSLIQEDYPTVDVLVAVTDQEKALLEAIGDAFNEGNTPRAYEFLQQASDLRVSIPARDAESALTQATRVDRKKRGEREGVQILAYRPETPGGSYDLDSGGFVANDDDVVAGRFTVL; via the coding sequence ATGTCCATAAATTCCATTATTTCCCATCCACGGAACGGTCGGCCAGACTATAAACTCGAGTCCCATCTCGAAGATACGAAGTCTCGAATGCTTGCAATTGGCCGATTCGAGGATTCGGGGGGGTGTAGTGAACGGCGAGTTGCGAGCGTCATCGGACTGCTCCACGACTTTGGGAAGGTAGCACCGGCGTTCCAGAGAAAGATCCATCCCACCGCCGAATTTCACGGATCGCCCCAGGAAACCTATCACGCTCGACTCGGTGCACTTGCGGCCTTTTGGGTCCTTCAAGAGATCGGTGGTGACGACCGCGACGCACTCGCGGCCTTTATAGCCATCTCGCGACATCACGGGTCCCTCCCTGATGCCATCCCACACGTGTTTACGGACATCTATGGGACCGAAACGGGCGAGAAGGACAACGTAAAGGGGTGGGCGACGGATCAGGTCGAGTCGATCGATAAGTCGGAAAACGAACTACATGCCAGGAAAGCCGACGAAATACTCGTCAGGGCCGGGAATAACACGACAACCTGGAACCGATTTGCTCGCGCTATTACGGACGAATCCGTGTACGAGTCACTGGCCGACCTGGTTTCCGTGCATCGAGGGTACAGTAGAAAAGAAAATGTCGATTCGCTTCCGCCCGAACTATACGATAGGACACTCAGGTACTGGGGGCATCTTACACTCGCGGACAAGACCAGCGCAGCCGATATTTCGCTCTCGAAACTCGAACGTGACCCTCTCACACTCGAAGCCCTCGATACGTACGTGGCAGATCTAGAGGGGAACGACGAGTTAGAACGAACGTTGAACAAGTTCCGGGAACAGGCCAGGGACGCCGCACCGGAAAACGCCGTCGAGCGATTGCTCGACGACGGTGCGGACATCGGTCGGCTAACGCTTCCGACCGGTCTCGGCAAAACATTCACTGGAATCACGACCGCGTTCACACTCCGTGACGAGATTGCTGACCGACGCGAACTTGTGGAAGAACCAACCGTCGTCTACGCGCTACCATTCACTTCGATTATCGAACAGACACGGGAGATTTTTGAAGACCCAGATATCTGGGGTGCCGATCCGGCTGGACACGCATTGACGATCCACCACTATCTGAGTGAGACGGTCACCCGAGTCGATTCGGAAGTCGGAACGGACGGAGAGGCCGAAACTGACCAGCGAACCCACGCTGATGCGATGCTCGGTGAGAGCTGGCGGGCGGGAACGGTGTTAACCACGTTCGTCCAACTGTTTGAGAGTCTAGCCGGGCCGAAAAATAGTCAGGGGCTCAAATTTCCCGCGTTACAGGACGCTGTGATCATCCTCGACGAGCCACAGGCCCTGCCGAAACGCTGGTGGGCGGCGATCCCGCGACTAGTCCGAACGCTACGGACAGAGTTCGATGCCACGGTGATCGCGATGACGGCGACCCAACCGGCACTATTCGAGAGTACCGACGACCTATCCGCCGTCGAATTGCTCGACGACGTGGATGAGTATTACCACCACGCGCGCCGGGTCCGATATACTATCGACGATTCAGTGTGGACCTTGGGAGATTCGGAGGGGGAGACGGTCCCTCTCGATCACGAAACGGCTGGCGAACGTATCGTCGACGCTGCCTCAACCGGTGAAAACACGGGGACCACGGAGAACTCCGCACTGGCTGTCTGTAACACGATCGCCAGTTCGAGACGACTGACTGAATGCGTAGAACAGGCAGCTGGAGTGACCGTAGAACACATCGGAAAAATCTACAGGGAGGTCGTCGAGAGGGCCGAAGGTACTTCAACAGTGGTGCGAACCGATACGGACAATGCCCGTTTCAGCGGAACGGAACGAATCGATCAGCTCGCCTCGGCAGTCCTCGATCGTCTGGGATTCATCCCAGACGGTGACTGGAACGGACCCGAAAGTGGCCACGTCAGCGACGCCTCGTGGTCCTGGTCGAGATCGGATACCCCGCCATTCTTCCTCGCGACGTTCAATTCGCGATACCGACCGAAGGACCGACGTGTTCTCATTAGGCTCGCCGACGTACTGACGGACTGCGAGGTCCCGTTCGTACTCGTCTCGACGCAGGCGGTCGAGGCCGGCGTCGACCTCAGCTTCGCTCGCGTTTTCCGTGATCTCGCTCCACTCGACAGTATCGTCCAGGCCGCTGGACGCTGTAATCGGTCGTTCGAGTGGGGCGAAGAGAACGGTCGCGTCACGGTCTGGTTGCTCGACGATCCCGACGATCCGAATGGGGGTATCGATCGAACACCCACCAAGTACGTCTACGGAACCGATCTCGGCAGCCATCTGACGATTATCGCCGAAACACTTCGAGACACTCTCGAAACACAAACCGACGTTGACGAATTTACAGTGACGCGGTGTGCCGTACCAACGTACTTCGAACGAATCCGTGAGAAGGCACTCGCCAGCCAAGAGCTGCTCGATCACATCGAACGGTGCGAAGCAAAGCAACTTGGCCGGACGTCACTCATTCAGGAGGATTACCCGACCGTCGATGTCCTCGTCGCTGTAACTGACCAAGAGAAAGCACTCCTTGAGGCAATCGGTGACGCGTTCAATGAAGGGAACACACCACGGGCCTATGAGTTCCTTCAGCAAGCATCCGATCTGCGCGTATCTATCCCCGCTCGCGACGCAGAGAGTGCGCTTACCCAGGCCACGAGAGTCGATCGAAAAAAGCGCGGCGAACGAGAAGGTGTACAGATTCTCGCCTATAGACCCGAGACCCCGGGCGGCTCTTACGATCTCGATAGCGGCGGGTTCGTGGCGAACGACGACGACGTGGTCGCCGGCCGATTCACCGTGCTATGA
- the cas5b gene encoding type I-B CRISPR-associated protein Cas5b: MAKRDTASQAPIEDDVDVGSAPSIDSDGVPSACLSFVLRSDWGHFRRIDRTVTKQTYRIPPRTTVAGLLAAIAGVRRDGYYDIFAPESSAVAITPVSPIRTVTQPTLGLGTHPGETMDSRGGSGKKTIKVKYPDSTDNRQIHSYELLVEPAYRVDVAVEDDRFYSVLKHRLETGTSFYPPSMGLSEFLAWTEPIDGEEERFEFHPEPVETGESVRVDSAVPDGIDEIVPQAGVTYDVERLPGYMEAHDGGRRTTGFIDYAFASESLQIRPQAVSPVEVNGHVVAFE, translated from the coding sequence ATGGCGAAACGAGATACCGCGAGCCAGGCCCCCATCGAGGACGATGTCGATGTGGGATCCGCACCATCGATCGACAGCGACGGTGTCCCGTCGGCATGTCTATCGTTCGTGCTCCGTAGCGATTGGGGCCACTTCCGCCGCATTGACCGGACAGTGACAAAGCAAACGTATAGAATCCCACCCCGAACGACCGTGGCCGGTCTCCTCGCGGCGATCGCCGGCGTCCGCCGTGACGGCTACTACGATATATTTGCGCCCGAATCGTCCGCCGTCGCCATCACGCCGGTCTCGCCGATTCGGACTGTAACGCAGCCGACGCTCGGACTTGGGACGCACCCCGGCGAAACGATGGACAGCAGAGGTGGTTCTGGCAAAAAAACGATCAAGGTCAAGTACCCGGATAGCACCGATAACCGCCAAATTCATAGTTACGAGTTGCTCGTTGAACCGGCCTACCGAGTCGACGTGGCCGTCGAGGACGATCGATTCTACAGCGTTCTCAAACACCGACTCGAAACGGGCACCTCGTTTTACCCCCCATCGATGGGGCTCTCGGAGTTCCTCGCGTGGACCGAGCCGATCGACGGGGAAGAGGAGCGTTTCGAATTTCATCCGGAACCGGTCGAAACCGGAGAGTCAGTTCGAGTCGATAGCGCCGTTCCGGATGGGATTGACGAAATCGTTCCACAGGCAGGCGTCACATACGATGTCGAGCGACTCCCTGGATACATGGAAGCTCACGATGGAGGCCGCCGGACGACAGGCTTCATAGACTATGCGTTCGCAAGTGAATCACTGCAAATTCGCCCTCAAGCGGTCTCACCGGTGGAGGTCAATGGTCACGTCGTCGCGTTCGAGTAA